In Capra hircus breed San Clemente chromosome 5, ASM170441v1, whole genome shotgun sequence, the DNA window GATCTGTATACGTTTGGTATACACCAAAGGGCAGATGATGCTAGAGGCATGTTTTCCCTGAGTTGGTTCAAGTTGAAAAGGACCTGAGCCTCTTGGGCAGTGAAATACAGAAGATAAGTGCTTCCAAGCACTAATCATagtgagtttttaaaagttatttttaattgaaagataattgtttaACAATATTGCATTGATttgtgtcatacatcaacatgaataagccatagATATACGGAGTGAGTTTTGAAGACTGTTTACTAGTCTGTCTCCTATCAAACTACACGTAATCTTTGAGAGAAGGGATTGGGTCTCCTCAGACTTTGCAATGAGTCTAagtatgttgttgttcattcacttagttgtatctgactttttgtgaccccgagTCCATGTATGAGAAGTATCAAATGGAGTACTGAGACACAGAAGCCtctcaataaataaatacctgAATAAGCGATACCCCAGGCTTCCGCAAACCCCCAGGACTCACTGTGCATGGAAATCCACAACCACTGGTGTCTCACTATTGACAACTCGGTCTTGAAAGTCAGGTCCATCCTGGATGTTAAAGGTTGTTGAACAGACTCTGGTGGTGTATATAGACCGGGCTTGGCTGGGTGCTACTGTCAGGTAACCAGGACTGTACTGCGGGGTCTGCAGGGCCCTGGAGGCAACGGGTGCCCACCGACtctgagagggcttcccagagatTATGGAGGTCAGGAACCTCCTCAGAAGAAGTCGCTGAGCCATCTGTGAGGGGAAGAGGCAGGGACAGTGGGGGCAGTCAACATATcaggaaataataataaagacgTATGTGGGAgtacggtggtggtggtggtggttgggggggtggggtgggttcaAGACGCAGGACCAGAAGTAAAACGCTGGAAAATAATCCATAAGATTTTTGGAGTAGAGGTGAGTAAAGGATGAGAATCAAAGGGAAGGAATCAATAACCagcacaggttaaaaaaaaaaacaaaaacagtacaaGAAAACTGGGTCGACAACCAATGAATCAGGATATTATGGAATTACAATAGAAGAGGAGGAACCAATATTTACAAAGCATCCGCTAACAATCA includes these proteins:
- the TXN2 gene encoding thioredoxin, mitochondrial encodes the protein MAQRLLLRRFLTSIISGKPSQSRWAPVASRALQTPQYSPGYLTVAPSQARSIYTTRVCSTTFNIQDGPDFQDRVVNSETPVVVDFHAQWCGPCKILGPRLEKVVAKQHGKVVMAKVDIDDHTDLALEYEVSAVPTVLAMKNGDVVDKFVGIKDEDQLEAFLKKLIG